In Rattus norvegicus strain BN/NHsdMcwi chromosome 1, GRCr8, whole genome shotgun sequence, a genomic segment contains:
- the Supt5h gene encoding transcription elongation factor SPT5 isoform X2: MSDSEDSNFSEEEDSERSSEAEEAEVEEDRRSAAGSEKEEEPEEEEEEEEEEYDEEEEEEDDDRPPKKPRHGGFILDEADVDDEYEDEDQWEDGAEDILEKASNIDNVVLDEDRSGARRLQNLWRDQREEELGEYYMKKYAKSSVGETVYGGSDELSDDITQQQLLPGVKDPNLWTVKCKIGEERATAISLMRKFIAYQFTDTPLQIKSVVAPEHVKGYIYVEAYKQTHVKQAIEGVGNLRLGYWNQQMVPIKEMTDVLKVVKEVANLKPKSWVRLKRGIYKDDIAQVDYVEPSQNTISLKMIPRIDYDRIKARMSLKDWFAKRKKFKRPPQRLFDAEKIRSLGGDVASDGDFLIFEGNRYSRKGFLFKSFAMSAVITEGVKPTLSELEKFEDQPEGIDLEVVTESTGKEREHNFQPGDNVEVCEGELINLQGKVLSVDGNKITIMPKHEDLKDMLEFPAQELRKYFKMGDHVKVIAGRFEGDTGLIVRVEENFVILFSDLTMHELKVLPRDLQLCSETASGVDVGGQHEWGELVQLDPRTVGVIVRLERETFQVLNMHGKVVTVRHQAVTQKKDNRFAVALDSDQNNIHVKDIVKVIDGPHSGREGEIRHLYRSFAFLHCKKLVENGGMFVCKARHLVLAGGSKPRDVTNLTVGGFTPMSPRISSPMHPSAEGQHGGFGSPGGMSRGRGRRDNELIGQTVRISQGPYKGYIGVVKDATESTARVELHSTCQTISVDRQRLTTVDSQRPGGMTSTYGRTPMYGSQTPMYGSGSRTPMYGSQTPLQDGSRTPHYGSQTPLHDGSRTPAQSGAWDPNNPNTPSRAEEEYEYAFDDEPTPSPQAYGGTPNPQTPGYPDPSSPQVNPQYNPQTPGTPAMYNTDQFSPYAAPSPQGSYQPSPSPQSYHQVAPSPAGYQNTHSPASYHPTPSPMAYQASPSPSPVGYSPMTPGAPSPGGYNPHTPGSGIEQNSSDWVTTDIQVKVRDTYLDTQIVGQTGVIRSVTGGMCSVYLKDSEKVVSISSEHLEPITPTKNNKVKVILGEDREATGVLLSIDGEDGIIRMDLEDQQIKILNLRFLGKLLEA, encoded by the exons ATGTCGGACAGCGAAGACAGCAACTTCTCGGAGGAGGAGGACAGCGAGCGCAGCAGCGAGGCGGAGGAGGCCGAG GTAGAGGAAGACCGGCGAAGTGCCGCAGGCAGTGAAAAAGAAGAGGAGcccgaggaagaggaggaggaggaagaggaggaatacgatgaggaggaggaggaggaggatgatgacCGGCCTCCCAAGAAACCACGCCATGGGGGCTTCATTTTAGATGAGGCTG ATGTCGATGATGAATATGAAGATGAAGACCAGTGGGAAGATGGAGCTGAAGATATCCTGGAGAAAG cCTCCAACATTGATAACGTTGTGCTGGATGAAGACCGCTCTGGGGCTCGTCGTCTGCAAAATCTCTGGAG GGACCAGAGAGAAGAAGAACTGGGCGAGTATTACATGAAGAAATATGCCAAGTCATCTGTGGGAGAGAC GGTATATGGAGGGTCTGATGAGCTCTCAGATGACATCACCCAGCAGCAGCTGCTCCCAGGAGTCAA GGACCCCAACCTGTGGACGGTCAAGTGTAAG ATTGGGGAGGAACGGGCCACAGCAATTTCCTTGATGCGAAAATTCATCGCTTACCAGTTCACAGACACA CCCCTGCAGATTAAGTCAGTGGTTGCCCCGGAGCATGTGAAGGGCTACATCTATGTGGAGGCCTACAAACAGACCCATGTGAAGCAGGCCATTGAGGGTGTGGGCAACCTGCGGCTTGGCTACTGGAACCAGCAGATGGTGCCTATTAAGGAGATGACCGATGTACTCAAGGTGGTGAAGGAGGTGGCCAACCTGAAGCCGAAGTCCTGGGTCCGCCTCAAGAGAGGCATCTACAAAGATGACATCGCTCAG GTGGACTACGTCGAGCCCAGCCAGAACACCATTTCCCTGAAGATGATCCCGCGCATTGACTATGACCGCATCAAAGCCCGCATGAGCTTG AAAGACTGGTTTGCCAAAAGGAAGAAGTTCAAGCGGCCTCCACAGAGGCTCTTTGATGCTGAAAAGATCAG GTCCTTGGGGGGTGATGTTGCCTCTGATGGTGACTTCCTCATCTTTGAGGGTAACCGCTACAGCCGGAAGGGCTTCCTGTTCAAGAGTTTTGCCATGTCTGCTGTG ATTACAGAAGGTGTAAAGCCCACCCTGTCAGAGCTGGAAAAGTTTGAGGATCAGCCTGAGGGCATCGACTTGGAGGTGGTGACTGAAAGCACAG GGAAGGAGCGAGAGCACAATTTCCAGCCTGGTGACAATGTGGAGGTGTGTGAGGGTGAGCTCATCAACCTGCAGGGCAAGGTCCTCAGCGTGGATGGCAACAAGATCACCATCATGCCCAAACATGAGGACCTCAAG GACATGCTTGAGTTCCCAGCTCAGGAACTTCGGAAGTACTTCAAGATGGGAGACCATGTAAAAGTGATTGCTGGCCGATTTGAGGGTGACACAGGTCTCATCGTGCGGGTGGAAGAGAACTTTGTTATTCTTTTCTCAGACCTCACCATGCACGAG TTGAAAGTGCTTCCCCGGGATCTGCAGCTCTGCTCAGAGACAGCCTCAGGTGTGGATGTTGGGGGCCAGCATGAGTGGGGTGAGCTGGTGCAGTTGGATCCCCGGACTGTAGGTGTCATCGTGCGGCTGGAGCGAGAGACCTTCCAG GTTCTCAACATGCATGGGAAAGTGGTGACTGTAAGGCACCAGGCTGTGACGCAGAAAAAGGACAACCGCTTCGCTGTGGCTCTGGACTCAGATCAGAACAACATCCATGTGAAGGACATTGTTAAGGTCATTGATGGCCCCCATTCA GGCCGAGAGGGTGAGATCCGCCATCTGTACCGCAGCTTTGCCTTCCTGCATTGCAAGAAGCTGGTGGAGAATGGCGGCATGTTTGTCTGTAAGGCACGGCACCTGGTGTTGGCTGGGGGCTCAAAG CCCCGGGATGTGACCAATTTAACTGTTGGTGGCTTCACTCCTATGAGCCCCCGGATCAGCAGCCCTATGCACCCCAGTGCTGAAG GTCAGCATGGTGGTTTTGGAAGCCCAGGTGGCATGAGCAGGGGTCGAGGGCGAAGAGACAATGAGCTCATAGGCCAGACTGTGCGTATCTCCCAGGGACCCTACAAAG GCTACATTGGTGTGGTGAAGGATGCCACGGAGTCCACAGCCCGAGTAGAATTGCACTCTACCTGCCAGACCATCTCTGTGGACCGCCAGCGGCTCACCACAGT TGACTCCCAGCGTCCAGGTGGCATGACTTCCACCTATGGAAGGACTCCCATGTATGGCTCTCAGACTCCCATGTATGGCTCTGGCTCCCGAACACCCATGTATGGCTCCCAGACACCTCTGCAGGATG GTAGCCGCACTCCACATTATGGCTCACAGACACCCCTGCATGATGGTAGCCGCACTCCTGCTCAGAGTGGGGCCTGGGATCCCAACAACCCTAACACACCTTCCAG GGCTGAGGAGGAATACGAATATGCCTTTGACGACgaacccaccccatccccacaagCATATGGGGGAACCCCGAATCCCCAAACACCCGGCTACCCAGACCCATCATCCCCCCAGGTCAATCCACAGTACAACCCGCAGACACCCGGGACGCCAGCCAT GTACAACACAGACCAGTTCTCCCCCTACGCTGCCCCCTCCCCACAGGGGTCTtaccagcccagccccagcccccagAGCTACCACCAAGTGGCACCAAGTCCAGCGGGCTATCAGAACACCCATTCCCCAGCCAGCTACCACCCAACACCGTCACCCATGGCCTATCAG GCtagtcccagccccagccctgttGGCTACAGTCCAATGACCCCTGGAGCTCCTTCTCCTGGAGGCTACAATCCCCACACACCAGGCTCAGGCATTGAGCAGAACTCCAGTGACTGGGTGACCACTGATATCCAGGTGAAGGTTCGAGACACCTATCTGGACACACAAATAGTGGGGCAGACAGGCGTCATCCGCAGTGTCACG GGAGGCATGTGCTCCGTGTACCTGAAAGATAGTGAGAAGGTGGTCAGTATCTCCAGTGAGCATCTGGAGCCCATCACCCCCACCAAGAACAACAAG GTGAAAGTGATTCT
- the Supt5h gene encoding transcription elongation factor SPT5 isoform X1 has product MSDSEDSNFSEEEDSERSSEAEEAEVEEDRRSAAGSEKEEEPEEEEEEEEEEYDEEEEEEDDDRPPKKPRHGGFILDEADVDDEYEDEDQWEDGAEDILEKEEIEASNIDNVVLDEDRSGARRLQNLWRDQREEELGEYYMKKYAKSSVGETVYGGSDELSDDITQQQLLPGVKDPNLWTVKCKIGEERATAISLMRKFIAYQFTDTPLQIKSVVAPEHVKGYIYVEAYKQTHVKQAIEGVGNLRLGYWNQQMVPIKEMTDVLKVVKEVANLKPKSWVRLKRGIYKDDIAQVDYVEPSQNTISLKMIPRIDYDRIKARMSLKDWFAKRKKFKRPPQRLFDAEKIRSLGGDVASDGDFLIFEGNRYSRKGFLFKSFAMSAVITEGVKPTLSELEKFEDQPEGIDLEVVTESTGKEREHNFQPGDNVEVCEGELINLQGKVLSVDGNKITIMPKHEDLKDMLEFPAQELRKYFKMGDHVKVIAGRFEGDTGLIVRVEENFVILFSDLTMHELKVLPRDLQLCSETASGVDVGGQHEWGELVQLDPRTVGVIVRLERETFQVLNMHGKVVTVRHQAVTQKKDNRFAVALDSDQNNIHVKDIVKVIDGPHSGREGEIRHLYRSFAFLHCKKLVENGGMFVCKARHLVLAGGSKPRDVTNLTVGGFTPMSPRISSPMHPSAEGQHGGFGSPGGMSRGRGRRDNELIGQTVRISQGPYKGYIGVVKDATESTARVELHSTCQTISVDRQRLTTVDSQRPGGMTSTYGRTPMYGSQTPMYGSGSRTPMYGSQTPLQDGSRTPHYGSQTPLHDGSRTPAQSGAWDPNNPNTPSRAEEEYEYAFDDEPTPSPQAYGGTPNPQTPGYPDPSSPQVNPQYNPQTPGTPAMYNTDQFSPYAAPSPQGSYQPSPSPQSYHQVAPSPAGYQNTHSPASYHPTPSPMAYQASPSPSPVGYSPMTPGAPSPGGYNPHTPGSGIEQNSSDWVTTDIQVKVRDTYLDTQIVGQTGVIRSVTGGMCSVYLKDSEKVVSISSEHLEPITPTKNNKVKVILGEDREATGVLLSIDGEDGIIRMDLEDQQIKILNLRFLGKLLEA; this is encoded by the exons ATGTCGGACAGCGAAGACAGCAACTTCTCGGAGGAGGAGGACAGCGAGCGCAGCAGCGAGGCGGAGGAGGCCGAG GTAGAGGAAGACCGGCGAAGTGCCGCAGGCAGTGAAAAAGAAGAGGAGcccgaggaagaggaggaggaggaagaggaggaatacgatgaggaggaggaggaggaggatgatgacCGGCCTCCCAAGAAACCACGCCATGGGGGCTTCATTTTAGATGAGGCTG ATGTCGATGATGAATATGAAGATGAAGACCAGTGGGAAGATGGAGCTGAAGATATCCTGGAGAAAG AAGAGATTGAAG cCTCCAACATTGATAACGTTGTGCTGGATGAAGACCGCTCTGGGGCTCGTCGTCTGCAAAATCTCTGGAG GGACCAGAGAGAAGAAGAACTGGGCGAGTATTACATGAAGAAATATGCCAAGTCATCTGTGGGAGAGAC GGTATATGGAGGGTCTGATGAGCTCTCAGATGACATCACCCAGCAGCAGCTGCTCCCAGGAGTCAA GGACCCCAACCTGTGGACGGTCAAGTGTAAG ATTGGGGAGGAACGGGCCACAGCAATTTCCTTGATGCGAAAATTCATCGCTTACCAGTTCACAGACACA CCCCTGCAGATTAAGTCAGTGGTTGCCCCGGAGCATGTGAAGGGCTACATCTATGTGGAGGCCTACAAACAGACCCATGTGAAGCAGGCCATTGAGGGTGTGGGCAACCTGCGGCTTGGCTACTGGAACCAGCAGATGGTGCCTATTAAGGAGATGACCGATGTACTCAAGGTGGTGAAGGAGGTGGCCAACCTGAAGCCGAAGTCCTGGGTCCGCCTCAAGAGAGGCATCTACAAAGATGACATCGCTCAG GTGGACTACGTCGAGCCCAGCCAGAACACCATTTCCCTGAAGATGATCCCGCGCATTGACTATGACCGCATCAAAGCCCGCATGAGCTTG AAAGACTGGTTTGCCAAAAGGAAGAAGTTCAAGCGGCCTCCACAGAGGCTCTTTGATGCTGAAAAGATCAG GTCCTTGGGGGGTGATGTTGCCTCTGATGGTGACTTCCTCATCTTTGAGGGTAACCGCTACAGCCGGAAGGGCTTCCTGTTCAAGAGTTTTGCCATGTCTGCTGTG ATTACAGAAGGTGTAAAGCCCACCCTGTCAGAGCTGGAAAAGTTTGAGGATCAGCCTGAGGGCATCGACTTGGAGGTGGTGACTGAAAGCACAG GGAAGGAGCGAGAGCACAATTTCCAGCCTGGTGACAATGTGGAGGTGTGTGAGGGTGAGCTCATCAACCTGCAGGGCAAGGTCCTCAGCGTGGATGGCAACAAGATCACCATCATGCCCAAACATGAGGACCTCAAG GACATGCTTGAGTTCCCAGCTCAGGAACTTCGGAAGTACTTCAAGATGGGAGACCATGTAAAAGTGATTGCTGGCCGATTTGAGGGTGACACAGGTCTCATCGTGCGGGTGGAAGAGAACTTTGTTATTCTTTTCTCAGACCTCACCATGCACGAG TTGAAAGTGCTTCCCCGGGATCTGCAGCTCTGCTCAGAGACAGCCTCAGGTGTGGATGTTGGGGGCCAGCATGAGTGGGGTGAGCTGGTGCAGTTGGATCCCCGGACTGTAGGTGTCATCGTGCGGCTGGAGCGAGAGACCTTCCAG GTTCTCAACATGCATGGGAAAGTGGTGACTGTAAGGCACCAGGCTGTGACGCAGAAAAAGGACAACCGCTTCGCTGTGGCTCTGGACTCAGATCAGAACAACATCCATGTGAAGGACATTGTTAAGGTCATTGATGGCCCCCATTCA GGCCGAGAGGGTGAGATCCGCCATCTGTACCGCAGCTTTGCCTTCCTGCATTGCAAGAAGCTGGTGGAGAATGGCGGCATGTTTGTCTGTAAGGCACGGCACCTGGTGTTGGCTGGGGGCTCAAAG CCCCGGGATGTGACCAATTTAACTGTTGGTGGCTTCACTCCTATGAGCCCCCGGATCAGCAGCCCTATGCACCCCAGTGCTGAAG GTCAGCATGGTGGTTTTGGAAGCCCAGGTGGCATGAGCAGGGGTCGAGGGCGAAGAGACAATGAGCTCATAGGCCAGACTGTGCGTATCTCCCAGGGACCCTACAAAG GCTACATTGGTGTGGTGAAGGATGCCACGGAGTCCACAGCCCGAGTAGAATTGCACTCTACCTGCCAGACCATCTCTGTGGACCGCCAGCGGCTCACCACAGT TGACTCCCAGCGTCCAGGTGGCATGACTTCCACCTATGGAAGGACTCCCATGTATGGCTCTCAGACTCCCATGTATGGCTCTGGCTCCCGAACACCCATGTATGGCTCCCAGACACCTCTGCAGGATG GTAGCCGCACTCCACATTATGGCTCACAGACACCCCTGCATGATGGTAGCCGCACTCCTGCTCAGAGTGGGGCCTGGGATCCCAACAACCCTAACACACCTTCCAG GGCTGAGGAGGAATACGAATATGCCTTTGACGACgaacccaccccatccccacaagCATATGGGGGAACCCCGAATCCCCAAACACCCGGCTACCCAGACCCATCATCCCCCCAGGTCAATCCACAGTACAACCCGCAGACACCCGGGACGCCAGCCAT GTACAACACAGACCAGTTCTCCCCCTACGCTGCCCCCTCCCCACAGGGGTCTtaccagcccagccccagcccccagAGCTACCACCAAGTGGCACCAAGTCCAGCGGGCTATCAGAACACCCATTCCCCAGCCAGCTACCACCCAACACCGTCACCCATGGCCTATCAG GCtagtcccagccccagccctgttGGCTACAGTCCAATGACCCCTGGAGCTCCTTCTCCTGGAGGCTACAATCCCCACACACCAGGCTCAGGCATTGAGCAGAACTCCAGTGACTGGGTGACCACTGATATCCAGGTGAAGGTTCGAGACACCTATCTGGACACACAAATAGTGGGGCAGACAGGCGTCATCCGCAGTGTCACG GGAGGCATGTGCTCCGTGTACCTGAAAGATAGTGAGAAGGTGGTCAGTATCTCCAGTGAGCATCTGGAGCCCATCACCCCCACCAAGAACAACAAG GTGAAAGTGATTCT
- the Supt5h gene encoding transcription elongation factor SPT5 isoform X5 — protein MKKYAKSSVGETVYGGSDELSDDITQQQLLPGVKDPNLWTVKCKIGEERATAISLMRKFIAYQFTDTPLQIKSVVAPEHVKGYIYVEAYKQTHVKQAIEGVGNLRLGYWNQQMVPIKEMTDVLKVVKEVANLKPKSWVRLKRGIYKDDIAQVDYVEPSQNTISLKMIPRIDYDRIKARMSLKDWFAKRKKFKRPPQRLFDAEKIRSLGGDVASDGDFLIFEGNRYSRKGFLFKSFAMSAVITEGVKPTLSELEKFEDQPEGIDLEVVTESTGKEREHNFQPGDNVEVCEGELINLQGKVLSVDGNKITIMPKHEDLKDMLEFPAQELRKYFKMGDHVKVIAGRFEGDTGLIVRVEENFVILFSDLTMHELKVLPRDLQLCSETASGVDVGGQHEWGELVQLDPRTVGVIVRLERETFQVLNMHGKVVTVRHQAVTQKKDNRFAVALDSDQNNIHVKDIVKVIDGPHSGREGEIRHLYRSFAFLHCKKLVENGGMFVCKARHLVLAGGSKPRDVTNLTVGGFTPMSPRISSPMHPSAEGQHGGFGSPGGMSRGRGRRDNELIGQTVRISQGPYKGYIGVVKDATESTARVELHSTCQTISVDRQRLTTVDSQRPGGMTSTYGRTPMYGSQTPMYGSGSRTPMYGSQTPLQDGSRTPHYGSQTPLHDGSRTPAQSGAWDPNNPNTPSRAEEEYEYAFDDEPTPSPQAYGGTPNPQTPGYPDPSSPQVNPQYNPQTPGTPAMYNTDQFSPYAAPSPQGSYQPSPSPQSYHQVAPSPAGYQNTHSPASYHPTPSPMAYQASPSPSPVGYSPMTPGAPSPGGYNPHTPGSGIEQNSSDWVTTDIQVKVRDTYLDTQIVGQTGVIRSVTGGMCSVYLKDSEKVVSISSEHLEPITPTKNNKVKVILGEDREATGVLLSIDGEDGIIRMDLEDQQIKILNLRFLGKLLEA, from the exons ATGAAGAAATATGCCAAGTCATCTGTGGGAGAGAC GGTATATGGAGGGTCTGATGAGCTCTCAGATGACATCACCCAGCAGCAGCTGCTCCCAGGAGTCAA GGACCCCAACCTGTGGACGGTCAAGTGTAAG ATTGGGGAGGAACGGGCCACAGCAATTTCCTTGATGCGAAAATTCATCGCTTACCAGTTCACAGACACA CCCCTGCAGATTAAGTCAGTGGTTGCCCCGGAGCATGTGAAGGGCTACATCTATGTGGAGGCCTACAAACAGACCCATGTGAAGCAGGCCATTGAGGGTGTGGGCAACCTGCGGCTTGGCTACTGGAACCAGCAGATGGTGCCTATTAAGGAGATGACCGATGTACTCAAGGTGGTGAAGGAGGTGGCCAACCTGAAGCCGAAGTCCTGGGTCCGCCTCAAGAGAGGCATCTACAAAGATGACATCGCTCAG GTGGACTACGTCGAGCCCAGCCAGAACACCATTTCCCTGAAGATGATCCCGCGCATTGACTATGACCGCATCAAAGCCCGCATGAGCTTG AAAGACTGGTTTGCCAAAAGGAAGAAGTTCAAGCGGCCTCCACAGAGGCTCTTTGATGCTGAAAAGATCAG GTCCTTGGGGGGTGATGTTGCCTCTGATGGTGACTTCCTCATCTTTGAGGGTAACCGCTACAGCCGGAAGGGCTTCCTGTTCAAGAGTTTTGCCATGTCTGCTGTG ATTACAGAAGGTGTAAAGCCCACCCTGTCAGAGCTGGAAAAGTTTGAGGATCAGCCTGAGGGCATCGACTTGGAGGTGGTGACTGAAAGCACAG GGAAGGAGCGAGAGCACAATTTCCAGCCTGGTGACAATGTGGAGGTGTGTGAGGGTGAGCTCATCAACCTGCAGGGCAAGGTCCTCAGCGTGGATGGCAACAAGATCACCATCATGCCCAAACATGAGGACCTCAAG GACATGCTTGAGTTCCCAGCTCAGGAACTTCGGAAGTACTTCAAGATGGGAGACCATGTAAAAGTGATTGCTGGCCGATTTGAGGGTGACACAGGTCTCATCGTGCGGGTGGAAGAGAACTTTGTTATTCTTTTCTCAGACCTCACCATGCACGAG TTGAAAGTGCTTCCCCGGGATCTGCAGCTCTGCTCAGAGACAGCCTCAGGTGTGGATGTTGGGGGCCAGCATGAGTGGGGTGAGCTGGTGCAGTTGGATCCCCGGACTGTAGGTGTCATCGTGCGGCTGGAGCGAGAGACCTTCCAG GTTCTCAACATGCATGGGAAAGTGGTGACTGTAAGGCACCAGGCTGTGACGCAGAAAAAGGACAACCGCTTCGCTGTGGCTCTGGACTCAGATCAGAACAACATCCATGTGAAGGACATTGTTAAGGTCATTGATGGCCCCCATTCA GGCCGAGAGGGTGAGATCCGCCATCTGTACCGCAGCTTTGCCTTCCTGCATTGCAAGAAGCTGGTGGAGAATGGCGGCATGTTTGTCTGTAAGGCACGGCACCTGGTGTTGGCTGGGGGCTCAAAG CCCCGGGATGTGACCAATTTAACTGTTGGTGGCTTCACTCCTATGAGCCCCCGGATCAGCAGCCCTATGCACCCCAGTGCTGAAG GTCAGCATGGTGGTTTTGGAAGCCCAGGTGGCATGAGCAGGGGTCGAGGGCGAAGAGACAATGAGCTCATAGGCCAGACTGTGCGTATCTCCCAGGGACCCTACAAAG GCTACATTGGTGTGGTGAAGGATGCCACGGAGTCCACAGCCCGAGTAGAATTGCACTCTACCTGCCAGACCATCTCTGTGGACCGCCAGCGGCTCACCACAGT TGACTCCCAGCGTCCAGGTGGCATGACTTCCACCTATGGAAGGACTCCCATGTATGGCTCTCAGACTCCCATGTATGGCTCTGGCTCCCGAACACCCATGTATGGCTCCCAGACACCTCTGCAGGATG GTAGCCGCACTCCACATTATGGCTCACAGACACCCCTGCATGATGGTAGCCGCACTCCTGCTCAGAGTGGGGCCTGGGATCCCAACAACCCTAACACACCTTCCAG GGCTGAGGAGGAATACGAATATGCCTTTGACGACgaacccaccccatccccacaagCATATGGGGGAACCCCGAATCCCCAAACACCCGGCTACCCAGACCCATCATCCCCCCAGGTCAATCCACAGTACAACCCGCAGACACCCGGGACGCCAGCCAT GTACAACACAGACCAGTTCTCCCCCTACGCTGCCCCCTCCCCACAGGGGTCTtaccagcccagccccagcccccagAGCTACCACCAAGTGGCACCAAGTCCAGCGGGCTATCAGAACACCCATTCCCCAGCCAGCTACCACCCAACACCGTCACCCATGGCCTATCAG GCtagtcccagccccagccctgttGGCTACAGTCCAATGACCCCTGGAGCTCCTTCTCCTGGAGGCTACAATCCCCACACACCAGGCTCAGGCATTGAGCAGAACTCCAGTGACTGGGTGACCACTGATATCCAGGTGAAGGTTCGAGACACCTATCTGGACACACAAATAGTGGGGCAGACAGGCGTCATCCGCAGTGTCACG GGAGGCATGTGCTCCGTGTACCTGAAAGATAGTGAGAAGGTGGTCAGTATCTCCAGTGAGCATCTGGAGCCCATCACCCCCACCAAGAACAACAAG GTGAAAGTGATTCT